A single genomic interval of Xiphophorus couchianus chromosome 2, X_couchianus-1.0, whole genome shotgun sequence harbors:
- the selenoo1 gene encoding selenoprotein O1, with product MAYLGPRLGVSRLFLPRVTVFRVLCTVRMDEMGLAVGRSALDRLDFDNVALKKLPLDPSDEPGVRMVKGACFSRVNPEPLSNPRFVAVSGEALALLGLAGEEVMNDPLGPEYLSGSKVMPGSEPAAHCYCGHQFGQFAGQLGDGAACYLGEVTVPPGQNPELLRENPSGRWEIQVKGAGLTPYSRKADGRKVLRSSVREFLCSEAMFFLGIPTTRAGSVVTSDSKVIRDIYYSGNPCYEKCSVVLRIAPTFLRFGSFEIFKPADEFTGRQGPSYGREEIRGQMLDYVIEMFYPEIQRGHPDRLERNVAFFREVMSRTARLVAQWQCVGFCHGVLNTDNMSVLGLTLDYGPYGFMDRFDPDFICNASDNSGRYSYKAQPAICRWNLVKLAEALAPELPPDRAKAVTDEYLDHFNRFYLENMRKKLGLLRKEEPEDEILITELLRTMHDTGADFTNTFRNLAQISCPSEGETERDEEIVKKASELLLEQCASLEELKSANTPTMDPRELSMLLSMAQSNPALFEMISDRATIARQLDRMSKLKVLLETSQDELRARQAQEWISWIALYRKRLARELEGQSDIQVVQEERARVMDGTNPRVVLRNYIAQNAIEAAENGDFSEVQRVLKVLEKPFSSQPGLELPTWVGSHRRTEQGERDEGEEPQQGTSSSSTDMSPVPYDSKPPAWARQICVTUSS from the exons ATGGCTTATTTAGGACCCCGGCTGGGAGTGTCGCGCCTCTTCCTGCCCCGTGTGACAGTCTTCAGAGTCCTCTGCACAGTCAGGATGGACGAGATGGGTCTGGCCGTGGGTCGCTCCGCTTTGGACCGACTCGACTTTGATAACGTCGCCCTTAAGAAACTTCCCCTGGACCCGTCCGATGAGCCGGGGGTCCGAATGGTGAAAGGAGCGTGTTTCTCTCGAGTTAATCCTGAGCCGCTGAGTAACCCTCGGTTCGTGGCCGTTTCGGGCGAAGCCCTAGCGTTGCTGGGGCTTGCCGGAGAAGAGGTTATGAACGACCCTCTCGGCCCGGAGTACCTGAGCGGGTCTAAAGTCATGCCTGGATCCGAGCCCGCGGCTCACTGCTACTGCGGTCACCAGTTCGGCCAGTTTGCCGGGCAGCTGGGGGACGGGGCCGCCTGTTACCTTGGAGAGGTGACGGTTCCACCGGGACAAAATCCAGAGTTGCTCCGGGAAAATCCGAGCGGGCGGTGGGAGATTCAGGTGAAAGGAGCGGGACTGACCCCATATTCCAG GAAAGCTGATGGCCGAAAAGTCCTGCGATCCAGTGTAAGAGAATTCCTTTGCAGTGAGGCGATGTTCTTCCTCGGTATCCCCACCACCAGAGCAGGCTCCGTGGTCACCTCTGACAGCAAGGTTATAAGGGACATCTACTACAGCGGGAATCCCTGTTACGAGAAATGCTCAGTGGTCCTCCGCATCGCTCCCACCTTCCTCAG GTTCGGTTCCTTTGAGATCTTCAAACCGGCTGATGAGTTCACGGGGCGTCAGGGTCCCAGTTACGGACGGGAAGAGATCCGAGGTCAGATGTTGGATTATGTCATTGAAATGTTTTACCCTGAAATCCAGCGGGGTCATCCAGACCGGCTGGAGAGAAACGTGGCTTTCTTTAGAGAG GTGATGTCCCGTACAGCTCGACTCGTGGCTCAGTGGCAGTGTGTTGGATTCTGTCACGGAGTTCTGAACACCGACAATATGAGTGTTTTGGGACTCACTCTGGACTACGGTCCGTATGGCTTCATGGACAG GTTTGATCCAGATTTCATTTGCAATGCGTCAGACAACTCTGGGCGATATTCGTACAAGGCCCAGCCGGCCATCTGCAGGTGGAACCTGGTGAAGCTGGCAGAGGCTCTGGCTCCAGAGTTGCCACCAGATCGAGCAAAGGCTGTGACGGATGAATACCTGGATCACTTCAACCGCTTCTACCTGGAGAACATGAGGAAGAAACTGGGTTTGCTGAGAAAGGAGGAACCCGAGGACGAGATCCTGATCACTGAGCTGCTGCGTACAATGCACGACACAG GCGCTGACTTTACGAACACCTTCCGTAACTTAGCTCAGATTTCCTGTCCATCAGAGGGAGAAACGGAGCGAGACGAGGAAATCGTTAAGAAAGCCTCAGAACTCCTCCTGGAGCAGTGTGCTTCTTTAGAGGAGCTAAAGTCAGCCAACACACCCACAATGGATCCACG TGAATTGTCAATGCTGCTCTCCATGGCTCAGAGCAACCCCGCTCTGTTTGAGATGATCTCAGACAGGGCGACCATCGCGAGACAGTTGGACAGAATGAGCAAACTGAAGGTCCTGCTGGAGACGAGTCAGGACGAGCTGAGAGCCAGGCAGGCTCAGGAGTGGATCTCCTGGATCGCCCTCTACAG GAAACGTCTGGCCCGCGAGCTGGAGGGTCAGAGCGACATTCAGGTCGTGCAGGAGGAGAGGGCGAGAGTGATGGACGGCACCAACCCTCGCGTAGTGCTCAGAAACTACATTGCCCAGAATGCAATAGAGGCTGCTGAGAATGGGGACTTCTCTGAG GTCCAACGGGTCCTCAAGGTTCTGGAGAAACCGTTTTCTTCTCAGCCAGGGCTGGAGCTTCCTACTTGGGTGGGTTCACACAGGAGGACTGAACAGGGGGAGAGGGATGAAGGAGAGGAGCCACAGCAGGGAACCTCCTCATCATCAACAGACATGAGCCCTGTGCCGTATGACAGCAAGCCCCCAGCATGGGCACGCCAAATCTGCGTCACCTGATCTTCTTAA